In Bradyrhizobium lablabi, one DNA window encodes the following:
- a CDS encoding lysophospholipid acyltransferase family protein has translation MVSIFLRSLVYNVLFYVLLVLWMLMAIPTFLLPRRVFMRVAKAWARSSIWLMSAICNIKVEYRGVEKIPNGPLIVASKHQSMWETFALLQFFDAPLFIYKRELGWIPFFGWYLMKSRMIGVDRDGGMRSLMEMARRAPKEIRGGRQLIIFPEGTRTPVDATPNYMTGVGQIYASAGVPCIPVALNSGLFWPRRTFMRYPGTLVVEFLDPLPPGLARKDFIVRIKASIEDATKRLVDAARAEQAQLFGRVPAKT, from the coding sequence ATGGTTTCGATTTTCCTGCGCTCGCTGGTCTACAACGTGCTGTTCTACGTGCTGCTGGTGCTCTGGATGCTGATGGCCATCCCGACCTTCCTGCTGCCGCGGCGGGTTTTCATGCGGGTCGCCAAGGCCTGGGCGCGCTCCAGCATCTGGCTGATGAGTGCGATCTGCAACATCAAGGTGGAATACCGCGGCGTCGAGAAAATTCCGAACGGGCCGCTGATCGTCGCGTCGAAACATCAGTCGATGTGGGAAACCTTCGCGCTGCTGCAGTTCTTCGATGCGCCGCTGTTCATCTACAAGCGCGAGCTCGGCTGGATTCCCTTCTTTGGCTGGTACCTGATGAAGTCGCGGATGATCGGCGTCGATCGCGATGGCGGCATGCGATCGCTGATGGAAATGGCGCGGCGCGCGCCCAAGGAAATTCGCGGTGGTCGCCAGTTGATCATCTTCCCCGAGGGCACCCGCACCCCGGTCGACGCGACACCCAACTACATGACCGGCGTGGGCCAGATCTACGCGAGCGCCGGCGTGCCCTGTATTCCGGTCGCACTGAATTCCGGACTGTTCTGGCCGCGCCGGACCTTCATGCGTTACCCCGGCACGCTGGTCGTCGAGTTCCTCGATCCGCTGCCGCCGGGCCTAGCGCGCAAGGATTTTATTGTGCGGATCAAGGCCTCGATCGAGGACGCCACCAAGCGGCTGGTGGATGCGGCGCGAGCCGAGCAGGCGCAGTTGTTCGGCCGCGTGCCGGCAAAGACGTAG
- a CDS encoding DUF2125 domain-containing protein, whose product MTDITFAPRRRPLWRLFIAPALLLIAAVAWTAFWLYAASQVDVKADAWRAHEAQSGRVYDCAKRSVAGYPFRLEVRCDGATVSLMSQTAGQAAAQTSVTAQLGEILVVAQVYDPKLLIAEFTAPATISDRGGQPLMAVNWSKARASVVGLPDVPQRASVVFDDPEVDRFNSSVQAPLARAKHIELHGRFAEASTADHPVIETVLRIERGSLQEVHPLLTEPFDAEVRITLSGLKDFSPKPWPERFREIQAAGGHAEIVQSRIQQGDLIAVAAGTLGLSAQGRLDGELQMTVTGLEKVIPALGIDKMLDEGVPQATLDRVAPGVRTQDVNNLLGALDRAIPGLGKVVKQNANVGVAAGINALGKEAVLEGKKARSFPLRFVDGTVFLGPLKVGQIPPLF is encoded by the coding sequence ATGACCGATATCACCTTCGCGCCGCGCCGGCGCCCGCTTTGGCGTCTTTTCATCGCACCCGCCCTGCTTCTGATCGCCGCCGTGGCGTGGACCGCGTTCTGGCTCTATGCCGCTTCCCAGGTCGACGTAAAAGCCGATGCCTGGCGCGCGCACGAGGCACAATCCGGCCGGGTCTATGACTGTGCCAAGCGCTCGGTCGCCGGCTATCCGTTCCGCCTTGAAGTGCGCTGCGACGGCGCCACCGTGTCGCTGATGTCGCAGACCGCGGGCCAGGCCGCTGCGCAAACGTCGGTTACGGCTCAGCTCGGCGAAATCCTTGTCGTGGCGCAGGTCTACGATCCGAAATTGCTGATCGCGGAATTCACCGCGCCCGCCACGATCTCCGATCGCGGGGGGCAGCCTTTGATGGCGGTGAACTGGAGCAAGGCGCGCGCGAGTGTGGTCGGTCTCCCTGACGTCCCGCAGCGGGCCTCCGTCGTGTTCGACGACCCGGAGGTCGATCGCTTCAATTCGTCGGTGCAGGCGCCGCTGGCGCGCGCCAAGCATATAGAGCTGCACGGCCGCTTTGCCGAAGCGTCGACCGCCGATCATCCCGTGATCGAAACCGTGCTGCGGATCGAACGCGGCAGTCTGCAAGAGGTGCATCCGCTGCTCACCGAGCCGTTTGATGCCGAGGTGAGAATCACGCTCAGCGGTTTGAAGGATTTTTCGCCAAAACCCTGGCCCGAGCGGTTTCGCGAAATCCAGGCCGCCGGCGGCCATGCCGAGATCGTGCAGTCGCGCATCCAGCAGGGCGACCTGATCGCGGTCGCCGCAGGCACGCTCGGGCTCTCCGCGCAGGGTCGTCTCGACGGCGAATTACAGATGACGGTCACAGGTCTCGAAAAGGTGATCCCGGCGCTTGGCATCGACAAGATGCTCGATGAGGGCGTGCCGCAGGCAACGCTCGATCGCGTCGCGCCCGGCGTCAGGACCCAGGACGTCAACAACCTGCTCGGCGCGCTCGATCGCGCGATCCCCGGTCTCGGCAAGGTGGTCAAGCAGAACGCCAATGTCGGGGTTGCCGCCGGCATCAATGCGCTCGGCAAGGAAGCGGTGCTGGAAGGCAAGAAGGCGCGATCATTCCCGCTGCGCTTTGTTGACGGTACGGTGTTTCTGGGGCCGCTGAAAGTGGGGCAGATCCCGCCGCTGTTTTAG
- a CDS encoding gamma-glutamylcyclotransferase, whose amino-acid sequence MPAKIPSETESKGDLWVFGYGSLMWRPGFDFIEQFPARLIGEHRALCVYSFDHRGTPEKPGLVLGLDHGGACRGIAFRVAASLRHDTIAYLRGREQTTNVYREVMRSVWLENEARQRVSALAYVVDRGHVQYAGRLSLAEQVRYVQQGHGRSGNNRDYVLSTVKSIEAQGFRDGQLHQLASMLHDETSLHR is encoded by the coding sequence ATGCCCGCGAAAATCCCTTCCGAAACCGAATCCAAAGGCGACCTCTGGGTGTTCGGCTACGGCTCGCTGATGTGGCGGCCCGGCTTCGATTTCATCGAACAGTTCCCGGCGCGGCTGATCGGCGAGCACCGCGCGCTGTGCGTCTATTCGTTCGATCATCGCGGCACGCCGGAAAAGCCCGGCCTGGTGCTCGGGCTCGACCACGGCGGCGCCTGCCGCGGGATCGCATTCCGCGTCGCAGCCAGCCTGCGCCACGACACGATCGCCTATCTGCGCGGCCGCGAGCAAACCACCAACGTCTATCGCGAAGTCATGCGCTCCGTGTGGCTCGAGAACGAAGCCCGGCAGCGCGTCAGCGCGCTCGCTTACGTCGTCGATCGCGGCCATGTGCAATATGCCGGACGGCTGTCCCTGGCCGAACAGGTGCGCTACGTGCAGCAGGGTCACGGACGCTCGGGAAACAACCGCGACTACGTTCTGTCCACTGTGAAGTCGATCGAGGCGCAGGGTTTTCGCGACGGGCAATTGCATCAGCTTGCCTCGATGCTGCACGACGAAACGTCGCTGCATCGGTGA